Below is a window of Escherichia coli DSM 30083 = JCM 1649 = ATCC 11775 DNA.
ATTGTGCTGGTCGTGTTGTTATCGCTGGCGGTGGCCGGTCTGTTTCTGGTGAAACATAAAAATGCCAGCCTGCGCGCCTCGCTGGACAGGGCGAACAACGTCGCCAGTGAACAGCAGACGACCATCACCATGCTGAAAAACCAGCTTCATGTTGCCCTTACCAGGGCAGACAAAAACGAGCTGGCGCAGGTGGCACTGCGTCAGGAACTGGAGAACGCCGCGAAACGTGAAGCACAGCGCGAGAAAACCATCACGAGGTTACTTAATGAAAACGAGGATTTTCGCCGCTGGTATGGCGCTGACCTGCCTGATGCTGTGCGCCGGTTGCACCAGCGTCCGGCCTGCACTGACGCCAGTGATTGTCGCCAACGCCTGCCCGAAAGTGAGCCTTTGCCCGATGCCGGGCAGTGACCCGCAGACGAACGGCGATTTAAGTGCCGATATCCGGC
It encodes the following:
- the lysB gene encoding Rz-like lysis system protein LysB (The gene for this Rz-like phage lysis system protein may overlap extensively with the gene for the other spanin subunit, the Rz1-like protein in the outer membrane.) encodes the protein MSKLMIVLVVLLSLAVAGLFLVKHKNASLRASLDRANNVASEQQTTITMLKNQLHVALTRADKNELAQVALRQELENAAKREAQREKTITRLLNENEDFRRWYGADLPDAVRRLHQRPACTDASDCRQRLPESEPLPDAGQ
- the lysC gene encoding Rz1-like lysis system protein LysC (LysC is an Rz1-like component of a phage lytic system, substantially overlapping although not fully embedded in the gene for the Rz-like LysB component.), with amino-acid sequence MALTCLMLCAGCTSVRPALTPVIVANACPKVSLCPMPGSDPQTNGDLSADIRQLENALARCASQVKMIKHCQDENDAQTRQPAQGAD